From the Hippocampus zosterae strain Florida chromosome 13, ASM2543408v3, whole genome shotgun sequence genome, the window TGAACACACGAGAGGGAATGTGATAGAAAACAGAAACAATTGGAGCATTTTGAGTTCACCTATTTGGAATAATAATATCAAACCTTGTAGATAatttcttgtcttttctcttccagCTGTGGCTCCATCTGCAGATttctttctggaaaaaaaatgagatacaCACGTTTTACCAGGTGGGAGCTTCTCTAACCAGCCTGGTTGAGCAGATAAAGTTCAGAGTTGGAAGAGGAACATACTTGCCATATCCACAATGTTAGTGACCAGTTCCTCTTTATCACTTGTGACTTGTTGGAGCTGTGGCAGCGTCATGAAGAATCTCAGTAAAACATCCTCATTTTCTGACATGTCGGATAGTTGAGTTGGACTGGGGAAAGGCGcagcaaagacaacaaaagaagaagaatataTTCTTCAATTTCGCTCAATCAAATGTACTTGAATAATGTCTTAACACTTGAGGATAAATTACTTCAAGTCAGAGAGTTCAGGAAAAGACTCTGGAATCTCAGGCATCTTATACATATGTCCATTCAGGCCAGCCTGAAAAGACAAATGATGAGAATGGATGAGAATGCAAATACGTAAGTGAAAGCCAGCCtctaaaaaaagtcattcaaaaATTGTATCAATGATCCAGCTCTACTGCTACATTGTGCACAGCAATTTCCCGACTGTAACCTGCAACATTTCTGAACCCTGCAACACAGACAAAGGTGTGGctaatttggggatttttaggGGCTAAAttaattacaattttatttacaaCCTTGTCTCGGTGAAACCGAAGCAAACCCTAAATCCCAAGAAGTGCTTTGAAACGGGAGAACAAATTAGCATCTTGAGGCATTCTTCATCAATGTACCTGTACGTCTCCAACGGGTACGGGCAATGGCAGGTCAGTAATGAGACCATAAGGTGTTGGACCTCGAGGGGATCCATGGACAGCATCAACTGCAGGATGAAGCACCGGTCCAACTCCAGAGGGAGCCGGCGCTAGAGGTGGTGTCTGACTTTGCCCAACATGTCGAGAACCAAAGTGGTAACCCTGAGTCGGGTAAGGAGGAATACTGGATGGCTTGTACATACTGCTGTTGATTAGATCAAATACCAAAATGTTACTCACATTATTTTCACCCTACAAAAATATTGTTGTTTACTTAAGTTGTTCCTACAAactatcattttcatttgtatcTCAATTAATGCAACCGTTTACTTGTACACATGctttatacatactgtatatacgcaAGCCTGACTTGAAACAATTTGTTCTACAAAGTCTTTTTGAATTTAATGTTGGCAAATGAGAAATTGAAAGCATACATTCTTTTAAGTTAATAGGCTTTTGGAATTACTAGGCCATATGTGTTTCTGAGAAATAGTTATTATAACTATAGCATGATGAAGCGAACCTAGTTACTAATCATCCTTAAATCCCCTATCCCACTGAGGGGCGAACAAATGTGACTGTTGGCGACAGTagcaaaatgtgtgtttgtgttattgTGTGTTCGTGTTGGAGTTTGTCAGGGTCCGTTTGAGGTTTTAGTGATTTTGCTCAAAATttctaaaactacaatacattaGGGGGACCTCAAAGTCATATGCATTGTGTACATTTGCTTTTCATTCCGTATAAAAgctgcagtgattttttttaaatccgtgGTGCATAGATATGGAACCAACTCACTATGGAAAGCCAGACGGCCCAGTGGACATCAGGGCGGGAGGGCTCTTCCAGAACTCATCCAGCAGACTTTGAATTACCTTACCCAGGTCTGAATGCATGCCAAACTACAACAAAAAGGATGGTAAGAACTGTATGATGAACTAATTGCATTATCTCTGTCCTGAGACGTCAGTTTCACGTTTCTGATATCCTTTCGTAACATCATCCCATCTGTTGCTGTAATGGTCATTTGGGTAGTAATAGTTTTCTTGCTAGTAGTGTTGCTACAGTGTAGCAAGAAAACTACAATGTGTCGCCTCGAAGTAACGTCATCTGACAGCGCCTGTTTtgctattcttttcttttgtcaacTCATGCTGCAATGCTAGTGAACGTACGTGTGTTCGTCTTTTGTAGCCCACGTATGAACAGTTGCAGGGCTGGTCCGTGCTCTGCGGAAATGACACCTTGGGGAATTATGGACTGACAATAGACGGACTGTCAAGACTGTTTAATTTTACAGACGGAAGCGctgttaaaataacatgacggGCTACTCTGCTTGGTTTGAAAAAATGACGGACTGACAATGATGGACAGGTGAGGGATGATGAATGAGAAATTGGCAAAACTTTGTAAATTGCCCACATCTGTGAGTTTCCGAATGGTCTGAGTGAACGAAGGAGTGCGCGCGCGCGTCATCTAGTTATGAACAATGTGCATGATTTCGCAGCTGCAGTCTAAGTGTTTTGGGGCCACATATAAAATCTTGTTTCGGGCCACCAAAATCATAGGGTCAGCCCCTGAACAAGTGGGTGCTGTAATGCAAGGCTTAATAAGTTGCAACTTGAATTGATGGCAATCATTTTGGGGGATTTCTCTTTCACTCCATGTAAAACTAAGCGATTGTTGTGCCATTTTGGCAATATCTCTGCAATGATGCTTTGTGACCTTTAAAATTAACAAGATTTTTTAAAGTAGCATTTTTCACCCAATAGCGATGATAATTATGTGATCCACCCGAATTTCCGAACATGTGCTCAGATCGGGACAACTATAAATACTTCTAATAGTATTGCAGTCTTGATAGGGATCAAATTCAGAGCTAAATCCCTTAACGATAGTTTTACCATTTGAAAATGTCCCAGCAATACTTACATTAGTGATGAGGGGACTTGTGATCAAAGTGCCATTATTGCTGTCGACAAGATGGTGACCAACAGGAGGGTagatgctaaccactggcttcTCCTGAGGGAATTGAGGTGGCAGAAGACTGGAGGCAAATAGTGTGACAGTCTCAGTTTGACCCTAGATTAAACTTTATAGACCTCTCTCTAAATTAGACATCAATACTATAATAAGCTATTGCAATAGTTTATATGTTAACAGTGTTTGAGGTAACGTCTGTCACAAGCATTCGAGCTTGACTACATTGGTGACTGATACTAATGTGGCCAAACCAAACAATTACCCTGTGAAAGAACAAGACTTGTCTCTCAAGTTGTTCCATTTGTTCACAGACTATTTTTCCTGTAtttcatgtacaaaaaaaatcaatgcaagAGTATTGAATTTCAAAACTGTTTGAAGGGTTAAATATCAGCAATCGACCCTCTTACCTCTATGACCCTCTATACAACTAGGCCAGTATTAGACATAGAAAAACTCCCTTTTCTAATCCGTGTGGCCTATTTAGTTTATATGCCTGTGAAACCAACTAAGTCTGCAAATGTGAACTCACATGTTAACAGTGATGGTGGAGTTGTTGACTGTAAACGGAATCCTGTATTCCACATCTTTCTGGATTTCTGCAATGCTGTTGAGAGACAAAAATCCAGTCAAGTCGAGAGCTGCCAAGATGGAGGTATTTGCAGGAGAATTTTGACAAGATTTCCTGAAAGTTACAGGCTGTCAACGGGGAATCATGTTGGAATGTCCACTTCGACATGAGTACAGCACACCGCACCAAGAATTTGGAAAATTTGATGAAATTCTAGAATTGCCTGTGTTTTTCTTaattgaaacaaacaacaaagcatgctTTTAAGGGCCATTTGAATGGGAGGGGGGGACTTGAAACTCGAGGTACTTACATTGTAAATGTTCAAGTAAATATTCAGCATAATTCTAGTCCAATAGTACATGAGGCATGGTGGCTTCTGAAACTAACTGAAAATCAGAAGGATGGGTCTCAAACTCTGCTCCTTGAGGGTCAGCATCCGGCATCTTTTGGggttttccctcctccaacacatctgattcaaatgctcAGCTCATCAACAAGTTTTGCAAGAGCCtcataacgatcctgatcatttgaatcagcttcAACCAAAATGGAAACCAAACCACTGAATTCACGCTGCTGTGAGCGCGCACTTTGACCAGAAATCAGTTTAGATCACATCTGCTCGGTAAAATACGCCGGATAATTAAAAACATGActggaaaagaaaacacacactccAAAATACCCTTTTGTAAAACACAGTGATATCGCAAGACGTGACAGACTAGCGACAACTCGTGTTAACTCTAAAGATAGCCGTCGCCAATTCGCCAGTCACCGTTGACAACTGGATTAGCAAACCCAGAGCTACCAGGAAGTATTAGCACCAAGACAAACTGCCAAACGTTCGCGTAACAACAGATGATTTGGACCTGTCCTAACATCTCTTCGAACTGATCTTTAATCAGAAGTAAACAATGCTAGGTAGCTCCTCTCCTGTAATTAAATGTTTACTTGGTGACTATTGCAGTTTAGTCACGTGTAGTCACGTGTATTCTGTGAAGCTACAAAGTTAGCATGTCATTGTGATTAAAATAACTCAACACATACCACTTGTACAATGAAAGGATGAGAGTTTACAGCAAACAACTTGTCCGGGTTACAATTAACGTTACCTGGGATGAGCAGCTTTCAGAGACTCAATCTGTCGCTGTCTTTGTTGTTGCAGACTGTTGAGTGGAGTGTGAGGTACTGAACCCTTTGAGATGGGGAAAAGCCAATTCATCCTTTTTAAACCAAATAAGATTTAACTTGGTAATAGAAGACACACGTCTGATGTAAACTCAAGCGGAACGGCTGAACTGCGAGCGCTAAATGGGGCTTTGTGTAGCTAACCCCATTAGCTAGTAAATAATGTTGCCAACTCGTTTTTGTTAGTAGCAACGCTACAGAATCAGACAGGTCGCCGTGTTGTGCCTGATTAGCTGATTAAATGTATTCGATAGGGTGTTCCCCCTTAATCATGTTCCTCGTTGAGGAGTGAAATGAACGTCACCGGTACGTGAGCTAATTCAGACTAAAGGAAAACAACACAGACGCTTAAGCAACTTCTTTGCGTGGTTTGTCGCAGTCAATCAGTGAAGATGTAACTTCCCCTTTGTCCTTTCAAAATACAACGAACGCAAAGAAAACCATTCTGTTaattaattgtcattatttttttattttttgaatatttGATGTGTATTGGGTTTTCTATATCACGTATACAGTACTTGCACGCCGCATAAACACACATTACAGAGCAAGATAGAGTGTAgctttctggtttatttatttaggaaGAAGCCTGCTTCCTAACTAAATACGTGTAGTATAAATCCTGTGCGATGTGGACAAAAGTGAACATCCCGAAACTACTGGAAATGATCTAACACCAAAACCTGTACATATTTTTAGCTTTAAACTATATGCGGTGAACTGGagatttaaaaatggaaatcCTAAGGTCCTAATATACTAAGGTTATGCTTTGACTTTTTGTAATAACAATCAGAAAAAAGATCATAGTCATACACGACATCAGCCAGGATGACCAAAATAAAGGGCTGGGGTTGGCATGCTTATAACCATTCAAATTAGGCTTCAGGTTAAAAGGTGCTGTGGACCCCCGAACCCTATGGTCGATCGATATGTGCTGTGCGCTTTTACAACGCTTTCAATGCAGCCACGgcattgtagttttaaaaacgGAAATCGAGACGAACTGACTCCGGGGCTTTGTTTTGATACGTTGCTAAATAGTCTCTGTAATTTCCTAAACTTTAAAGAAAGCCCCCCTTCATCTCTTTGACCGTTGGTTTGGTACGCAAAGGTTAAATAAGAGTGATTTAAAGGTTAAGAGCAGCTTATGACATATCCTTTTTTTCCGGAGCGTTGTGTCACGTGCTCAAAACAAAGCTGCTGATTGGGCAAAGAGAAGATCTGAGTTCTGCAATCGATTGCTCATCCTCAAGTACCTTATCACACGAACTGAATTTGCACATTAAAAATCGGGATTTTTCCTTGTAAATTGaatgtgaaaactaaaacaaactGAATATCTGTGgaaatttttaatttgtatttgcaaaactgaatgtgaaaaaaattaacagaattgaattttcaatgagggattgaaattaaaattgcacatttttaaattcagttctTCAGGGTTAtgtttcaaattaaacaatgcaaactccatgcatccattttctggtcctcacaagggttgcagggcgtGTCTATggacagcaggcgggggacaccctgaaccggttgccagccaatcgtagggcacacagagacacggCTGCTTAACAAAATTGCGGGCCAGTCTCTGTGGAAACAGATATAAAACAAACCGCCGCTGACAACTAAATTACGGCGCATCATCACACGTCAGCCACAAAAAATACTGATCGTGATCTTGTCAACACAGTTGGTTGCAGTTTATATTTCTGGTCAAATACGTTATGAACATCAATGTTGGGGGGAATGGTAAGTTATTTTATTTAGACTGACGCGAATAAGGCTAAAACTATACATACCATTTAAATGTGAACTGAAGTGGGCTGCTTTGAGAGTTTAAAATGAGCCCCCTCCCGGACACTCTGATGCGTAACACAATATACACAGTCAGCTATAGTTGTTAGGAGAACATTATATTGAGTAAGGTATGCAGACTACTAAACGAAAATATGCTTCATAAAGCATTATTAATACATTCGCCAGGAGAGGTTTAACCGAGGGCCAGTTTTAATCAACAAGAGTAATTTCAAATAAGGTGATGGTGTTTATCGGATCGCGAAGCAGTTGGAGCGAGTGCGTTTGTGGAAGTATTTAGCCCGTCATCGAACATAAATGAGGAGGAACATGGATGACTAATCTTGCATTATTTAACAATCTTATTGCCAATAAGTTATTGGCAAAAGATAACATTGTTGCTTAGAAGTCTCAGAGACCAATATTTCTTAACATTTAGTATGAGAAGGGATTACTCGTTAATTTTAAAGTAGGGCAAATAATGTTTTATATCATTACAGACTCTGCAGAACCACTCTGACCATATCCCTTCCCCTCCATATTTCAAGCGAAAACATGGAACGGTCATCAAGGGCAACAAGCAGATGAGGAACTCAACACTCGAAGCCAGCTTAACGCTCAGGAAGGGATATCGTACCTCTTCATCGTGGTTGGCGAGACCAATCACTTTAGAAACACATTTCTCAAGTCGAAACCTATAGAAATGATCCCTGAAAGTATAGTCTTAATTAAGGAATGCGCGACGACGGGAACTCATTCACGTCAGTACTATTTTCACCTTGAGGTGCATCTGAACTTTCGTTACCATTTTCCTAACCTCATGATATTATGTAtagtaaagaacaaaaggaaagGTCAATATAAATTATTTTGGAAGCCTCAAAACAGGATTCATTATGTTAGAGCACAGTACACCAACCCAGAATGCTTTGCGCGCACGGTTTTTATATTATTCGTCTTTCCCATCAAAATCACATTGTTTTAAAGATGATCATGGACTAAAAGATTTAGAATAAAGTAAAACACGTAGCTAGATAAAAAGGTCACAGTGAACCTTGGGGTGAGAGAGATTAAATTTAGCGTTGAGAAGGGGGAAAACAGAAAAGAGCTGTGCATCGGTTAAAACGTTCCGACAGTAACGAGCACAGTAGAACTGTCCCGCAACCGTTCGGTACTGCACTACTGTCTTTACAAATGTTACTTAAATGTTTACCTCCTTAAATTAAGGAAACCGATTCACTGAGCCATTaagtcacacgcacgcacacacacacaaacacgcgcgcacagaaagaaatacaaatgcggacacgcgcacgcacacacgcacactcacacacacactcaaacgatGTCAAAACGTGAATACTATTTAACTTTATCCACGGCAGGTTGGGTTTTGCTGTTAGTTTTAAGTCAGCTTCTACGACATTTGATGGCAGTATTTCGGCAACGACTTTAATGAACCTTTTACTCATTATTAGTTTGGTGACTGCTTAAATGTGTGCTGCTTTAATAAAGCTAATGTGCAAAAATCACACAGCAATGTTTTTTGCGTCGTATTGTAAAGGAAAGGCATATAAACAAGTGATGGCGAATTAACAGGAAGCACAATACTGTATAAGCATATAACGCTAGTTTCCGTTTTTAAATCTTCTTTAAATTAAGCTGGTAGTTGGCAAATGTTAACTTACCAGCATATTTTACACGGAGAAATGGAACATTTAACTATTCAGCAATGCTAAACAATGGGTAAGCGTGTTCAATTGCCATTCGTAGTCATAAACCTGGGGTTAAACACAGTTGCGTGTCGACATTGCATGCGCAGAGTAAACATACCAGTTAAACTGTCACCCAAAATGGTTTTcgccaaaaatatttaatttatccGAGAGGGAGAACTTCACTTAAAggtctatatttatatttaacctTTTAATTAAATACTGTAACATTTTGAACAAGTGACATTTTATTACATAACTAAACATCAGGTGAACATATTAGTCTTGCATACTGAGTACATAAAAAGACTCAAAGAAAACATTGATCagtaataaaatgaatagggagaGGACTAAAAGGGTTGGGAGGTGTAGGGGAGGAACTGTGTGCATGACCATCatggaaatccatccatccatccattttctaatccgcttatcctcacgagggtggcgggCATACtgaagtctatcccagctgtcttcgggcagtcggcgggatacaccccgaactggttgccagccaatcgcagggcacacatagatgaacaaccatccacattcacactgacacctaaggacaatttagtgtgttccattaaccatgcagtacatgtttttgtaatgtgggaggaaactggagtactcgGAGGAAACCCCTCATGCAAATATATTCGTAAATACAAACGTAACAACTTCAATATGTATGGACTATATGACTACTGTGTTATTTCGATGTGTATAGGTTGTACTGCAGGTACATGAGCTATTTCTAgcaatccctccatccatccatccattttctaatccgtttatacTCGCGGGCATGCTGCAGCCTAGCCCAGCCGCCTTCTGGCAATCgatggagtacaccctgaactggttgccagccaattgcagggcacacatagacggacagctgtttgcactcacaatcacacctagggacaatttagagtgttcaatcaacctaccatgaatgtttttagaatgtgggagtacccggggaaaacccatgcaggcacggggagaacatgcaaactccacacaggaaggccagagcctggaATCAAAACCTCAGTACGGTGAGGTGCTAACCAGATGACCATCAGCCCTGAACTTTTTTCACGTGAAGTTATTTCTTCGAACCTTTCCAAAACTTTCAGTATATTTCATCTGTAGATTTGAAGTAAAAATGGTGTGTATGTGACCAGTTCTCCAGCATTGCTCCTACACTCAGTAACTCTATAATGTCTCCCATTCAGGACCAGTCTATTTGTCTCTTGGCTTCAGAGATAACCCAGTGGGGGAAGGAGTTGCAGCATGGGGCATTCACCTAGTAAACACACAGCAAAGGGTGGCATGTTCATGGTAAAAATCAACAGTTGTAAATACCTTCACGTTTCATTACAGCATATTTCATCCAGTCAAAGTGTCATAAATCACATTCTAAAATCAACTAGTAAAATGGCTGACAAGACAGGTTAGGTGTTTAACACCTGATATTTTAATCAGCAAACATGGAATGGGTACTGTTGTTGGGTTTACTTACCTGCTTGCCAGCTCTCTTTTCAAACAGGATCGAAAGGAGATGGCGCGCTCCATTGCTTTATATCCCTGAGAATTATGTTATGTGGTGACAGAAGAAAGGGAAAATCCATGGGAATCAATGAACAGGGAAAGTTGTTTGAAACAGTAAAAAAGAGAAAGGCAAGTGGGAAATAAATCAGATGTTAGGATTGTAATAAAGTTAGGAGTGGCATTTTGCCGGGACAACAAAGGAAGCAAGAATGCATGAAAGAGTGTGAGAGGAGAGAAAGACACAGAAGTGGTGAGTTATCAAAGATAAGGATGCCAAACAACTACTGggtaacaaaatacaaaactggAACTAATGTTCGCTTAATTTCGTTGAGCAATGTTGACAGTCGTCTATGTTGAGGTATCAGAAAACACCACTAGAGAGCAGTGCTTTTTCTCTAGAAGCAGCTCAGTGCAATGACGTGAGGTGGTTTCCATTTCTTTCGGAGTTTTTCACCACTTCAAATAATTAGGTGGGGTTGATAGCAGCCTTTTTTCTCCAAGCTGTCAAGGATGGTAAAGATCAAACATCTAGAAAAATCCCCACCGCTTTCACTACAGTGGTGATAGGAACGGCAGTTCATTTGACTGTGCTGAATCACATGAATCAGTTCATTAAAAGGTTTCATTCAAAAGATTTGTTGATCGAATCGTTCAGGGCTTTGTAATTCCCTTCATAATTCAGCCCTGAGGTTAACATTCACTCTAACAGGTTCACTTACAGAGGGATGGTGCATTCATGGCTCATAGTACGCTGTCATTCTGTATCGATGCTGCTTTACTTTAAGTGTTATACATGAAGTGTCTAAAATTACCCATTCTTTTATATTGTCGCCTTGACCAAATATTGCAAACCAGGAATGGTGGGGAgagttacaaaacaaaaaaagatactATAAAAACCTTCAAAAATGACATGCAGAATTGATCATGAAACACAAAGAAGACTGCAACTAAGCTGCAGTAATAATAGTGGTTCTTCACAGATCAGAAAGCCTCGACATCGttttgttagcctgtctatggtgcttcacattatgtgttagcataaaTGTGATATGGTTTGATTGTATACAAAATGtgtaaaattttgttttatgtttaacgTAAACACCCCCTGGGAATggcaataaaatgaaacaagCAAGCATCTTTAAAAAACACAGCTGGCTGTCAAATGGCAAACAGAACTCTCAGGGAGGGCAAAATGGAtaccatggtaaaaaaaaaaaagacctcacgTGTGAGGTAAATTTACAccacaaacagaaaacaaaacaattgactGAGTGGTGACTCATTTGTCGAAAAACCCATAAATTGGAGCAGTTGTAGGTCAAGGTACAAATGCATTGATACTTAACGATAGGATGGATGCTTTTGGATGCTTCAGCAAACATAAAACATTAGATTTTAAATGTCAGGTGGAGAAAATCTGTGTTTAAATTGTGTTCAACCAGGACAACACAGGCTTAGAGTTGATGTGAAAGAGCTATATAAattagaatgtattgtattgtattgtattgtattgtattgtattgtat encodes:
- the vps37a gene encoding vacuolar protein sorting-associated protein 37A isoform X2, which codes for MNWLFPISKGSVPHTPLNSLQQQRQRQIESLKAAHPSIAEIQKDVEYRIPFTVNNSTITVNILLPPQFPQEKPVVSIYPPVGHHLVDSNNGTLITSPLITNFGMHSDLGKVIQSLLDEFWKSPPALMSTGPSGFPYMYKPSSIPPYPTQGYHFGSRHVGQSQTPPLAPAPSGVGPVLHPAVDAVHGSPRGPTPYGLITDLPLPVPVGDVQAGLNGHMYKMPEIPESFPELSDLNPTQLSDMSENEDVLLRFFMTLPQLQQVTSDKEELVTNIVDMAKRNLQMEPQLEEKRQEIIYKFEQLTQLKFAFEAKMQRQHDLSESCSLSSLQARLKVAAHQAEEDSEATAENFLEGRTDIDEFLTGFMEKRTLCHSRRAKEEKLQQSIHTHEQFSTTH
- the vps37a gene encoding vacuolar protein sorting-associated protein 37A isoform X1, with amino-acid sequence MNWLFPISKGSVPHTPLNSLQQQRQRQIESLKAAHPSIAEIQKDVEYRIPFTVNNSTITVNILLPPQFPQEKPVVSIYPPVGHHLVDSNNGTLITSPLITNFGMHSDLGKVIQSLLDEFWKSPPALMSTGPSGFPYSMYKPSSIPPYPTQGYHFGSRHVGQSQTPPLAPAPSGVGPVLHPAVDAVHGSPRGPTPYGLITDLPLPVPVGDVQAGLNGHMYKMPEIPESFPELSDLNPTQLSDMSENEDVLLRFFMTLPQLQQVTSDKEELVTNIVDMAKRNLQMEPQLEEKRQEIIYKFEQLTQLKFAFEAKMQRQHDLSESCSLSSLQARLKVAAHQAEEDSEATAENFLEGRTDIDEFLTGFMEKRTLCHSRRAKEEKLQQSIHTHEQFSTTH